A stretch of the Pseudopipra pipra isolate bDixPip1 chromosome 11, bDixPip1.hap1, whole genome shotgun sequence genome encodes the following:
- the PRKCD gene encoding protein kinase C delta type isoform X2, with the protein MAPFLRISFNSFELGPVQNQGEQLQPFCAIKMKESLTTERGKTLVQRKPTMYPEWKSTFDAHIYEGRVIQIVLMKAAEEPLSEVTVGVSVLAERCKKGNGKAEFWLDLQPQGKVLMAVQYFLEDADCKQSMKEDEGTVTINRRGAIKQAKIHYIKNHEFIATFFGQPTFCSVCKDFVWGLNKQGYKCRQCNAAIHKKCIDKIIGRCTGTAANSRDTMFQKERFNIDMPHRFRVYNYMSPTFCDHCGSLLWGLVKQGLKCEECGMNVHHKCQKKVANLCGINQKLLAEALNQVSQKSTRRSDSGSVESVGIYQDFDKKHKAPGGDTTDNSEYDKLWEGSTVKTASRAARRKFSIDSFVFHKVLGKGSFGKVLLAELKGKNEFFAIKALKKDVVLIDDDVECTMVEKRVLALAWENPFLTHLYCTFQTKDHLFFVMEFLNGGDLMFHIQDKGRFDLYRATFYGAEILCGLQFLHSKGIIYRDLKLDNVMLDKEGHIKIADFGMCKENVVGENKASTFCGTPDYIAPEILQGLRYTFSVDWWSFGVLLYEMLIGQSPFHGDDEDELFESIRVDTPHYPRWITKESKDILEKLFERDPAKRLGVTGNIRDHPFFKTINWTALEKREVDPPFKPKVKSASDYNNFDREFLSEKPKLSYSDKNLIESMDQSAFDGFSFINPKFEQILNK; encoded by the exons ATGGCCCCCTTTTTACGGATATCCTTCAACTCCTTTGAGCTGGGGCCTGTGCAGAATCAAGGAGAACAGCTACAGCCTTTCTGTGCTATCAAGATGAAGGAATCATTGACTACAG agagaggaaaaactcTGGTTCAGAGGAAGCCGACCATGTATCCCGAATGGAAGTCGACGTTTGATGCCCACATTTATGAGGGACGGGTGATCCAGATTGTGCTGatgaaagcagcagaagagcCTCTGTCTGAGGTGACTGTGGGTGTGTCGGTCCTGGCAGAGCGGTGCAAGAAGGGCAATGGCAAAGCAGAATTCTGG CTTGACCTACAACCTCAGGGGAAGGTGCTGATGGCTGTGCAGTATTTTTTGGAAGATGCAG ACTGCAAACAGTCAATGAAGGAAGACGAGGGGACAGTAACTATTAACAGGAGAGGAGCCATCAAACAAGCCAAAATCCACTACATCAAAAATCATGAGTTTATTGCCACCTTCTTTGGACAACCTACATTTTGCTCTGTCTGCAAAGACTTTGTATg ggGACTCAACAAGCAGGGATACAAATGTAGGC AATGCAATGCTGCTATTCACAAGAAATGTATTGATAAAATCATTGGGAGGTGCACTGGTACTGCAGCCAACAGCAGGGACACAATG TTCCAGAAGGAAAGGTTCAACATTGACATGCCTCATCGCTTCCGAGTTTACAACTACATGAGCCCGACCTTCTGTGACCACTGTGGCAGCCTGCTCTGGGGGCTGGTCAAGCAAGGGCTCAAATGTGAAG AATGTGGCATGAATGTGCATCATAAATGCCAGAAGAAGGTGGCAAACCTATGTGGAATAAACCAGAAGTTGCTAGCTGAAGCTTTAAATCAAGTTAGCCAG AAATCTACACGAAGGTCCGATTCTGGGTCTGTAGAAAGTGTTGGTATTTATCAAGATTTTGATAAGAAACATAAAGCTCCAGGAGGAGATACAACAG ATAACAGCGAGTACGATAAGCTCTGGGAGGGGAGCACAGTCAAGACAGCATCGCGAGCTGCAAGGAGAAAATTCAGCATAGACAGCTTTGTCTTCCACAAAGTACTGGGGAAAGGAAGCTTTGGAAAG GTTCTGCTTGCTGAGCTGAAAGGGAAGAATGAATTCTTTGCTATCAAAGCCCTGAAAAAAGACGTGGTGCTAATCGATGATGATGTGGAATGTACCATGGTGGAAAAGCGGGTCCTCGCACTTGCATGGGAAAATCCATTTCTCACACATCTTTACTGCACGTTTCAGACAAAG GATCATCTGTTCTTCGTTATGGAGTTCCTGAATGGGGGAGACCTGATGTTCCACATACAAGACAAGGGGCGTTTTGATCTCTACAGAGCAAC GTTTTATGGAGCTGAAATTCTGTGTGGGCTCCAGTTTCTTCACAGCAAAGGCATTATTTATAG AGACCTAAAACTGGACAACGTGATGCTTGATAAAGAAGGCCACATCAAAATAGCCGATTTTGGAATGTGTAAAGAAAATGTTGTTGGCGAGAACAAAGCAAGCACTTTCTGTGGAACCCCAGACTACATCGCTCCCGAG ATCCTGCAAGGTTTGCGGTACACGTTCTCTGTGGACTGGTGGTCATTTGGGGTCCTGCTGTATGAGATGCTGATTGGCCAGTCCCCTTTCCACGGGGATGATGAGGATGAACTGTTTGAGTCAATCCGAGTGGACACCCCTCACTACCCACGCTGGATTACCAAGGAATCAAAGGATATATTAGAAAAG CTCTTTGAAAGGGATCCAGCAAAACGACTTGGGGTCACTGGGAATATCAGAGACCATCCTTTCTTCAAAACAATCAACTGGACAGCACTAGAGAAGAGGGAGGTGGACCCTCCTTTCAAGCCAAAAGTG AAATCAGCAAGTGACTACAACAACTTTGACAGAGAATTTCTGAGTGAGAAGCCAAAATTGTCCTACAGCGACAAAAACCTGATCGAGTCCATGGATCAATCTGCATTTGATGGGTTTTCTTTTATTAACCCTAAATTTGAACAGATCTTGAACAAGTAG
- the PRKCD gene encoding protein kinase C delta type isoform X1 codes for MAPFLRISFNSFELGPVQNQGEQLQPFCAIKMKESLTTERGKTLVQRKPTMYPEWKSTFDAHIYEGRVIQIVLMKAAEEPLSEVTVGVSVLAERCKKGNGKAEFWLDLQPQGKVLMAVQYFLEDADCKQSMKEDEGTVTINRRGAIKQAKIHYIKNHEFIATFFGQPTFCSVCKDFVWGLNKQGYKCRQCNAAIHKKCIDKIIGRCTGTAANSRDTMFQKERFNIDMPHRFRVYNYMSPTFCDHCGSLLWGLVKQGLKCEECGMNVHHKCQKKVANLCGINQKLLAEALNQVSQKSTRRSDSGSVESVGIYQDFDKKHKAPGGDTTADNSEYDKLWEGSTVKTASRAARRKFSIDSFVFHKVLGKGSFGKVLLAELKGKNEFFAIKALKKDVVLIDDDVECTMVEKRVLALAWENPFLTHLYCTFQTKDHLFFVMEFLNGGDLMFHIQDKGRFDLYRATFYGAEILCGLQFLHSKGIIYRDLKLDNVMLDKEGHIKIADFGMCKENVVGENKASTFCGTPDYIAPEILQGLRYTFSVDWWSFGVLLYEMLIGQSPFHGDDEDELFESIRVDTPHYPRWITKESKDILEKLFERDPAKRLGVTGNIRDHPFFKTINWTALEKREVDPPFKPKVKSASDYNNFDREFLSEKPKLSYSDKNLIESMDQSAFDGFSFINPKFEQILNK; via the exons ATGGCCCCCTTTTTACGGATATCCTTCAACTCCTTTGAGCTGGGGCCTGTGCAGAATCAAGGAGAACAGCTACAGCCTTTCTGTGCTATCAAGATGAAGGAATCATTGACTACAG agagaggaaaaactcTGGTTCAGAGGAAGCCGACCATGTATCCCGAATGGAAGTCGACGTTTGATGCCCACATTTATGAGGGACGGGTGATCCAGATTGTGCTGatgaaagcagcagaagagcCTCTGTCTGAGGTGACTGTGGGTGTGTCGGTCCTGGCAGAGCGGTGCAAGAAGGGCAATGGCAAAGCAGAATTCTGG CTTGACCTACAACCTCAGGGGAAGGTGCTGATGGCTGTGCAGTATTTTTTGGAAGATGCAG ACTGCAAACAGTCAATGAAGGAAGACGAGGGGACAGTAACTATTAACAGGAGAGGAGCCATCAAACAAGCCAAAATCCACTACATCAAAAATCATGAGTTTATTGCCACCTTCTTTGGACAACCTACATTTTGCTCTGTCTGCAAAGACTTTGTATg ggGACTCAACAAGCAGGGATACAAATGTAGGC AATGCAATGCTGCTATTCACAAGAAATGTATTGATAAAATCATTGGGAGGTGCACTGGTACTGCAGCCAACAGCAGGGACACAATG TTCCAGAAGGAAAGGTTCAACATTGACATGCCTCATCGCTTCCGAGTTTACAACTACATGAGCCCGACCTTCTGTGACCACTGTGGCAGCCTGCTCTGGGGGCTGGTCAAGCAAGGGCTCAAATGTGAAG AATGTGGCATGAATGTGCATCATAAATGCCAGAAGAAGGTGGCAAACCTATGTGGAATAAACCAGAAGTTGCTAGCTGAAGCTTTAAATCAAGTTAGCCAG AAATCTACACGAAGGTCCGATTCTGGGTCTGTAGAAAGTGTTGGTATTTATCAAGATTTTGATAAGAAACATAAAGCTCCAGGAGGAGATACAACAG CAGATAACAGCGAGTACGATAAGCTCTGGGAGGGGAGCACAGTCAAGACAGCATCGCGAGCTGCAAGGAGAAAATTCAGCATAGACAGCTTTGTCTTCCACAAAGTACTGGGGAAAGGAAGCTTTGGAAAG GTTCTGCTTGCTGAGCTGAAAGGGAAGAATGAATTCTTTGCTATCAAAGCCCTGAAAAAAGACGTGGTGCTAATCGATGATGATGTGGAATGTACCATGGTGGAAAAGCGGGTCCTCGCACTTGCATGGGAAAATCCATTTCTCACACATCTTTACTGCACGTTTCAGACAAAG GATCATCTGTTCTTCGTTATGGAGTTCCTGAATGGGGGAGACCTGATGTTCCACATACAAGACAAGGGGCGTTTTGATCTCTACAGAGCAAC GTTTTATGGAGCTGAAATTCTGTGTGGGCTCCAGTTTCTTCACAGCAAAGGCATTATTTATAG AGACCTAAAACTGGACAACGTGATGCTTGATAAAGAAGGCCACATCAAAATAGCCGATTTTGGAATGTGTAAAGAAAATGTTGTTGGCGAGAACAAAGCAAGCACTTTCTGTGGAACCCCAGACTACATCGCTCCCGAG ATCCTGCAAGGTTTGCGGTACACGTTCTCTGTGGACTGGTGGTCATTTGGGGTCCTGCTGTATGAGATGCTGATTGGCCAGTCCCCTTTCCACGGGGATGATGAGGATGAACTGTTTGAGTCAATCCGAGTGGACACCCCTCACTACCCACGCTGGATTACCAAGGAATCAAAGGATATATTAGAAAAG CTCTTTGAAAGGGATCCAGCAAAACGACTTGGGGTCACTGGGAATATCAGAGACCATCCTTTCTTCAAAACAATCAACTGGACAGCACTAGAGAAGAGGGAGGTGGACCCTCCTTTCAAGCCAAAAGTG AAATCAGCAAGTGACTACAACAACTTTGACAGAGAATTTCTGAGTGAGAAGCCAAAATTGTCCTACAGCGACAAAAACCTGATCGAGTCCATGGATCAATCTGCATTTGATGGGTTTTCTTTTATTAACCCTAAATTTGAACAGATCTTGAACAAGTAG
- the PRKCD gene encoding protein kinase C delta type isoform X3 → MPLEVPGDCKQSMKEDEGTVTINRRGAIKQAKIHYIKNHEFIATFFGQPTFCSVCKDFVWGLNKQGYKCRQCNAAIHKKCIDKIIGRCTGTAANSRDTMFQKERFNIDMPHRFRVYNYMSPTFCDHCGSLLWGLVKQGLKCEECGMNVHHKCQKKVANLCGINQKLLAEALNQVSQKSTRRSDSGSVESVGIYQDFDKKHKAPGGDTTADNSEYDKLWEGSTVKTASRAARRKFSIDSFVFHKVLGKGSFGKVLLAELKGKNEFFAIKALKKDVVLIDDDVECTMVEKRVLALAWENPFLTHLYCTFQTKDHLFFVMEFLNGGDLMFHIQDKGRFDLYRATFYGAEILCGLQFLHSKGIIYRDLKLDNVMLDKEGHIKIADFGMCKENVVGENKASTFCGTPDYIAPEILQGLRYTFSVDWWSFGVLLYEMLIGQSPFHGDDEDELFESIRVDTPHYPRWITKESKDILEKLFERDPAKRLGVTGNIRDHPFFKTINWTALEKREVDPPFKPKVKSASDYNNFDREFLSEKPKLSYSDKNLIESMDQSAFDGFSFINPKFEQILNK, encoded by the exons ATGCCACTGGAAGTACCAGGAG ACTGCAAACAGTCAATGAAGGAAGACGAGGGGACAGTAACTATTAACAGGAGAGGAGCCATCAAACAAGCCAAAATCCACTACATCAAAAATCATGAGTTTATTGCCACCTTCTTTGGACAACCTACATTTTGCTCTGTCTGCAAAGACTTTGTATg ggGACTCAACAAGCAGGGATACAAATGTAGGC AATGCAATGCTGCTATTCACAAGAAATGTATTGATAAAATCATTGGGAGGTGCACTGGTACTGCAGCCAACAGCAGGGACACAATG TTCCAGAAGGAAAGGTTCAACATTGACATGCCTCATCGCTTCCGAGTTTACAACTACATGAGCCCGACCTTCTGTGACCACTGTGGCAGCCTGCTCTGGGGGCTGGTCAAGCAAGGGCTCAAATGTGAAG AATGTGGCATGAATGTGCATCATAAATGCCAGAAGAAGGTGGCAAACCTATGTGGAATAAACCAGAAGTTGCTAGCTGAAGCTTTAAATCAAGTTAGCCAG AAATCTACACGAAGGTCCGATTCTGGGTCTGTAGAAAGTGTTGGTATTTATCAAGATTTTGATAAGAAACATAAAGCTCCAGGAGGAGATACAACAG CAGATAACAGCGAGTACGATAAGCTCTGGGAGGGGAGCACAGTCAAGACAGCATCGCGAGCTGCAAGGAGAAAATTCAGCATAGACAGCTTTGTCTTCCACAAAGTACTGGGGAAAGGAAGCTTTGGAAAG GTTCTGCTTGCTGAGCTGAAAGGGAAGAATGAATTCTTTGCTATCAAAGCCCTGAAAAAAGACGTGGTGCTAATCGATGATGATGTGGAATGTACCATGGTGGAAAAGCGGGTCCTCGCACTTGCATGGGAAAATCCATTTCTCACACATCTTTACTGCACGTTTCAGACAAAG GATCATCTGTTCTTCGTTATGGAGTTCCTGAATGGGGGAGACCTGATGTTCCACATACAAGACAAGGGGCGTTTTGATCTCTACAGAGCAAC GTTTTATGGAGCTGAAATTCTGTGTGGGCTCCAGTTTCTTCACAGCAAAGGCATTATTTATAG AGACCTAAAACTGGACAACGTGATGCTTGATAAAGAAGGCCACATCAAAATAGCCGATTTTGGAATGTGTAAAGAAAATGTTGTTGGCGAGAACAAAGCAAGCACTTTCTGTGGAACCCCAGACTACATCGCTCCCGAG ATCCTGCAAGGTTTGCGGTACACGTTCTCTGTGGACTGGTGGTCATTTGGGGTCCTGCTGTATGAGATGCTGATTGGCCAGTCCCCTTTCCACGGGGATGATGAGGATGAACTGTTTGAGTCAATCCGAGTGGACACCCCTCACTACCCACGCTGGATTACCAAGGAATCAAAGGATATATTAGAAAAG CTCTTTGAAAGGGATCCAGCAAAACGACTTGGGGTCACTGGGAATATCAGAGACCATCCTTTCTTCAAAACAATCAACTGGACAGCACTAGAGAAGAGGGAGGTGGACCCTCCTTTCAAGCCAAAAGTG AAATCAGCAAGTGACTACAACAACTTTGACAGAGAATTTCTGAGTGAGAAGCCAAAATTGTCCTACAGCGACAAAAACCTGATCGAGTCCATGGATCAATCTGCATTTGATGGGTTTTCTTTTATTAACCCTAAATTTGAACAGATCTTGAACAAGTAG